The following coding sequences lie in one Acidobacteriota bacterium genomic window:
- a CDS encoding bifunctional oligoribonuclease/PAP phosphatase NrnA, whose amino-acid sequence MSRRRHGAMLEEIVRFTRDHHRFAVTSHARPDGDSIGSELGLGLALEALGKTVTIVNADRVPRVYRWLPGAERVRTVDRLEGNWDAVYVLECNDLNRPGVRNLDRYPVVNIDHHARTEPFGTFNWVDSGAAAVAEMVYRLLLELEVAVTPEIATNLYVAILTDTGSFRFSSTHAGTFHTAARLTEAGADPGWIAQQVYMNQPRSRVGLLVKVLDTLEIHPSGRIASIYLSQSMLAEAGATEEDAEGLVNYALGLEGIRMAALVRQDRDGQVRVSLRSKGDYDVGIVASRLGGGGHRNAAGLRMEGDTGHVATEVLGRLEQLLDPVDQGFPAS is encoded by the coding sequence GTGTCGCGACGCAGGCACGGCGCCATGCTCGAGGAAATCGTCCGCTTCACCCGGGATCACCATCGCTTCGCCGTCACTTCTCACGCTCGCCCCGACGGGGATTCCATCGGGTCGGAGCTGGGATTGGGACTGGCCCTGGAAGCTCTTGGAAAGACGGTCACCATCGTCAACGCCGATCGCGTGCCGCGGGTCTACCGCTGGCTCCCAGGCGCCGAACGAGTTCGGACCGTCGACCGGTTGGAAGGGAATTGGGACGCCGTCTACGTCCTGGAGTGCAACGACCTGAACCGCCCCGGGGTCCGGAACCTGGATCGCTATCCGGTGGTCAACATCGATCACCATGCTCGCACCGAACCGTTCGGGACGTTCAACTGGGTGGACTCGGGAGCCGCGGCCGTCGCCGAAATGGTGTACCGGCTCCTGTTGGAACTGGAGGTGGCCGTCACGCCCGAAATCGCCACCAATCTCTATGTGGCGATTCTGACCGACACCGGCTCGTTTCGGTTTTCCAGCACTCATGCCGGGACCTTCCACACGGCTGCCCGCCTGACCGAAGCGGGGGCGGACCCGGGCTGGATCGCCCAGCAGGTCTACATGAACCAGCCGCGATCCCGGGTGGGTCTGCTGGTCAAGGTCCTGGACACTTTGGAGATCCATCCCTCCGGGAGGATCGCGTCGATCTACCTGTCGCAATCCATGTTGGCCGAAGCCGGAGCCACCGAAGAGGACGCTGAGGGTCTCGTGAACTATGCCCTGGGTCTGGAGGGCATCCGGATGGCGGCCTTGGTCCGCCAGGACAGGGACGGTCAGGTTCGGGTCAGCCTGCGTTCCAAGGGAGACTACGACGTAGGGATCGTGGCGTCCCGATTGGGTGGTGGAGGGCACCGAAATGCGGCCGGCCTGAGAATGGAGGGAGACACGGGCCATGTGGCCACGGAAGTCCTGGGCCGCCTGGAGCAGCTCTTGGATCCGGTTGACCAGGGATTCCCGGCATCTTGA
- the truB gene encoding tRNA pseudouridine(55) synthase TruB encodes MSRRRTRRRRAASNAAGRSRGGPRGPAPDGVLVVDKPEGPTSHDVVESARRSLGTRAGHTGTLDPLATGVLPLVLGKATRLSRFYQNQDKEYLAGIGLGRATETYDREGAVVREGPVPDLSTREVRELLDRFVGEIPQRPPLYSAVRVGGRRLYELARRKQQGEPPLRHVRIHGIELLERGREEWTLQVHCSAGTYIRSLAHDLGEAIGCGAFLESLRRTRSGSFDLSRAVSPERMGEEWERAHFPLDALLPELPQVELEDPEAKRVRHGGQVVVDPPLPGGWCRILHGGRLVALGETDAATIQPSIVLDPL; translated from the coding sequence TTGAGCAGACGGCGGACCCGGCGGCGCAGGGCCGCAAGCAATGCCGCCGGCCGCTCTCGAGGCGGCCCGCGCGGTCCCGCCCCGGACGGTGTCCTGGTCGTCGACAAGCCGGAGGGCCCCACCTCCCATGACGTCGTGGAATCGGCGCGGCGCTCGCTCGGGACCCGGGCGGGGCACACCGGCACCCTGGATCCCCTGGCGACCGGGGTCCTTCCCCTGGTCCTGGGAAAGGCGACTCGGCTGAGCCGTTTCTACCAGAACCAGGACAAGGAGTACCTGGCCGGAATCGGTCTGGGGAGGGCCACCGAAACCTATGACCGGGAGGGAGCGGTGGTCCGGGAAGGTCCCGTTCCCGACCTCTCGACCCGGGAGGTTCGGGAGTTGTTGGATCGATTCGTGGGCGAGATCCCCCAGCGTCCGCCGCTCTACTCGGCCGTTCGGGTCGGGGGCCGGCGGCTCTACGAATTGGCCCGGCGCAAGCAGCAGGGAGAGCCTCCCCTCCGCCATGTCAGGATTCATGGAATCGAGTTGTTGGAACGGGGCAGGGAGGAGTGGACGCTCCAGGTTCACTGTTCCGCCGGAACCTACATCCGATCCCTGGCTCACGACCTGGGCGAAGCGATCGGCTGCGGGGCTTTTCTGGAGAGTCTGAGACGGACTCGCTCCGGCTCCTTCGACCTGTCCCGGGCGGTATCGCCCGAACGGATGGGGGAGGAATGGGAGCGCGCCCATTTTCCCCTGGACGCGCTGCTTCCGGAGCTTCCCCAGGTCGAGTTGGAGGATCCCGAAGCGAAGCGGGTCCGGCACGGGGGACAGGTTGTTGTCGATCCGCCTCTCCCCGGCGGCTGGTGCCGGATCTTGCACGGAGGCCGCCTGGTGGCCCTCGGAGAAACGGACGCCGCGACGATTCAACCTTCAATCGTCCTGGACCCGCTGTAA
- a CDS encoding Sir2 family NAD-dependent protein deacetylase: MPVKGTFPELAPLVERLRGRPRFLVFTGAGISTGSGIPDFRGPQGVWKKWTPVYYQEFLNSREARVRHWQYKLEGWEGFRDARPNAAHRALSRLDRQGRLNAVVTQNIDGLHQLAGHPPGRVIELHGTNRMVECTGCGLRQDPDPVYSEFARTGDPPRCSCGGYLKPATVSFGQAMPRDKLASAFEAAARAQVVCSIGSTLEVEPAASVPRAARQGGAFYAIINRGETAHDHIADLKVEADVNRILPALAERLARLS; encoded by the coding sequence ATGCCGGTGAAAGGGACCTTTCCGGAATTGGCGCCGCTGGTGGAAAGGCTGCGCGGGCGGCCGCGCTTCCTGGTCTTCACGGGAGCGGGCATCTCCACGGGATCCGGGATCCCCGACTTCCGGGGACCCCAGGGCGTCTGGAAGAAATGGACGCCGGTCTACTACCAGGAGTTCCTGAATTCCCGTGAGGCCCGGGTCCGGCACTGGCAGTACAAGCTGGAGGGCTGGGAGGGGTTCCGGGACGCCAGGCCCAACGCGGCCCATCGTGCGTTGTCGCGCCTGGACCGGCAGGGGCGTCTCAATGCCGTGGTCACACAGAACATCGACGGCCTTCACCAGTTGGCCGGACATCCCCCGGGAAGAGTCATCGAGTTGCACGGAACCAATCGGATGGTGGAGTGCACCGGCTGCGGCCTCCGGCAAGACCCGGACCCCGTCTATTCGGAGTTCGCCCGAACCGGCGATCCACCCCGCTGTTCCTGCGGCGGTTACCTGAAGCCGGCGACCGTCTCCTTCGGCCAAGCCATGCCCCGGGACAAATTGGCGTCGGCTTTTGAGGCGGCCGCCCGAGCCCAGGTGGTCTGTTCCATCGGATCCACGCTGGAAGTGGAACCGGCGGCCTCGGTGCCCCGGGCGGCCCGGCAGGGAGGCGCCTTCTACGCCATCATCAATCGAGGCGAAACCGCGCACGATCACATCGCCGATCTGAAGGTCGAAGCGGACGTCAACCGGATCCTGCCGGCGCTGGCCGAGCGGCTGGCGCGCCTCTCTTGA
- a CDS encoding polysaccharide deacetylase family protein, whose translation MHSHDPIHVCWTIDCEATQEAIDNTALGIRSLRGFCDLLLASGCAGTLFVVPGDARAYPSLLRELAGAGFQIGLHFHPQEEGHQDYCGAYTAEEQYAMYRRALDQFADAVGFVPETFRTGNCSANDSTFPVTENLGFTSCSHSMPGRNMPGLRSNWVNAPLSVHSTHRANRLLEGDMRLVEVPVTTDPDSMLWSGGHPQDLRVELFDAKNHRYMIEKVLSREQARPPGLVRTLVVLTHNIFDYSDPADFRRHTLQQMIRDFGQLAEQKAIELTPSTIGAAARAHRRAAGTGQEVH comes from the coding sequence ATGCACTCTCACGACCCCATCCACGTCTGTTGGACCATCGACTGCGAGGCCACCCAGGAGGCCATCGACAACACCGCGTTGGGCATTCGCTCTCTTCGGGGTTTTTGCGACCTGTTGCTGGCGAGCGGTTGCGCCGGCACCCTGTTCGTGGTTCCGGGAGACGCCCGGGCCTATCCCTCGCTCCTGCGGGAGCTGGCCGGCGCCGGGTTCCAGATCGGCCTTCACTTCCATCCCCAGGAGGAGGGGCACCAGGACTATTGCGGCGCCTATACGGCCGAGGAACAGTACGCCATGTACCGCCGAGCCCTGGATCAGTTTGCCGACGCGGTCGGATTTGTCCCCGAGACCTTTCGAACCGGGAACTGTTCGGCGAACGACTCCACTTTCCCGGTGACCGAGAACCTGGGATTCACCAGTTGCTCCCATTCCATGCCGGGACGAAACATGCCCGGGCTCCGGAGCAACTGGGTCAACGCTCCCCTGAGCGTCCACTCGACTCACCGCGCGAACCGGCTCCTGGAGGGAGACATGCGGCTGGTGGAGGTCCCCGTCACCACCGATCCCGACTCCATGCTCTGGTCCGGAGGGCATCCCCAGGACCTCCGGGTGGAACTGTTCGACGCCAAGAATCACCGCTACATGATCGAAAAGGTCCTGTCGAGGGAGCAGGCCCGGCCTCCCGGCCTGGTCCGGACGTTGGTGGTCCTGACCCACAACATCTTCGACTATTCGGACCCCGCGGATTTTCGCCGGCACACCCTGCAACAGATGATCCGCGACTTTGGACAACTGGCGGAGCAGAAGGCAATCGAGCTGACTCCCTCGACCATCGGCGCGGCGGCCAGGGCTCACCGGCGCGCCGCCGGAACCGGACAAGAGGTCCACTGA
- a CDS encoding DegT/DnrJ/EryC1/StrS family aminotransferase, whose protein sequence is MGAGQSSYPIREIPFGSMGGLYDQDDVQAALEVIQAAAGAGGSFFPLPEEGDFQNAFARHEGADHAVAVNSCGTALDLCMMALGVGPGDEVITTPLTFVCTATCALARGAEVVLADVDPDTLCLDPVQARRRMTDRTRAVIPVHFAGLAADCGAFERLTRETGVAVVYDAAHAVSTKWQGRPIGGFGQASCYSFQSNKNMTTLGEGGAVTTDDDEFAESVRRMKTFGYVYGKESRVVTVGFNYRMTKVQAAVGISQLRKIDQVVARRLEVFREMQRQLEGVEEIIRPAGIEPGHGCHLYVCRLDTDRVPFGRDAFLGTLKQKYRVSCGIHYPPVWNWDVMARRGYGEAAAGCPAAALAGNQVFSLPLFPQTTNEDCAYLAWALKQSLLETA, encoded by the coding sequence ATGGGTGCCGGGCAATCCTCCTATCCCATTCGAGAGATCCCCTTCGGATCCATGGGCGGTCTCTACGACCAGGACGACGTCCAGGCCGCCCTGGAGGTGATTCAAGCGGCGGCGGGTGCCGGCGGCAGCTTCTTCCCCCTCCCCGAGGAGGGGGATTTTCAGAACGCCTTCGCCCGCCACGAGGGGGCGGACCATGCGGTGGCGGTCAACAGTTGCGGCACCGCCCTGGATCTCTGCATGATGGCGCTGGGCGTGGGTCCCGGAGACGAGGTGATCACCACCCCCCTCACCTTCGTCTGCACCGCCACCTGCGCACTGGCCCGGGGCGCCGAAGTGGTCCTGGCCGACGTGGACCCCGACACCCTCTGCCTGGATCCGGTCCAGGCGCGCCGCCGCATGACCGACCGGACCCGGGCCGTGATCCCCGTACACTTCGCCGGCCTGGCCGCCGACTGCGGCGCGTTCGAGCGCCTCACGCGCGAAACCGGAGTGGCCGTGGTCTACGACGCCGCCCACGCCGTCTCCACCAAGTGGCAAGGACGGCCCATCGGCGGCTTCGGACAGGCCAGTTGCTACAGCTTCCAGTCCAACAAGAACATGACGACCCTGGGGGAAGGGGGCGCCGTGACGACGGACGACGACGAGTTCGCCGAGAGCGTCCGCCGGATGAAGACCTTCGGCTATGTTTACGGCAAGGAGAGCCGTGTGGTCACCGTTGGATTCAACTACCGGATGACCAAGGTCCAGGCGGCGGTGGGAATCTCGCAACTCAGGAAGATCGACCAGGTGGTGGCCCGCCGCCTCGAGGTCTTCCGCGAGATGCAGCGGCAATTGGAAGGGGTGGAGGAGATCATCCGTCCCGCCGGGATCGAGCCCGGACACGGGTGCCACCTCTATGTGTGCCGCTTGGACACCGACCGGGTGCCTTTCGGCCGGGACGCTTTTCTGGGGACTCTCAAGCAGAAGTACCGGGTGAGTTGCGGCATCCACTACCCGCCGGTCTGGAACTGGGACGTCATGGCGCGGCGGGGCTACGGCGAGGCCGCGGCCGGCTGTCCCGCGGCGGCGCTGGCCGGCAATCAGGTCTTCAGCCTGCCCCTGTTTCCCCAGACCACGAACGAGGACTGCGCCTACCTGGCCTGGGCCCTGAAACAGAGTCTCCTGGAAACCGCATGA